Proteins encoded in a region of the Oenanthe melanoleuca isolate GR-GAL-2019-014 chromosome 27, OMel1.0, whole genome shotgun sequence genome:
- the LOC130263973 gene encoding keratin, type I cytoskeletal 15-like isoform X1 — protein MSCGSKQPLKSCLRGSSGAGAGGGSSLSSLSSRTVTSRTSGGGRFSGSSCGGGSSRSSYAGYGGGMSSSSCGGRLGGYGMGHCSMGTGFRAGGSGFGGGYGGGFGGGAAGFSAGSFGSGGFHGGNVGILSYDEKLTMQSLNERLASYMETVRNLEKENAQLEQLIREWYQKQGPIGPKDYSHYYGQIEELQKQIVAAAVETHKVLLDLDNTKMTAEDFRIKYEMEAGLRQNVEGDLNSLRPLLDNLTLTKSDLEMQFESLKEEIIDLKKNHEEEMKLLQSQSNGDVNVKINAAPGEDLLKKLNEMRQEYEAIIQKNRAEVEKWYESKMEEVSQQVHSSSQEIESSNQQISVLRREYQSLEIELQSQISLIDSLQSNLEDTERRYNMQLQQIQGMIGPLEEELASIRCEMESQNEEYKMLLGIKTRLEQEIQQYRALLQEGQQGVSTSQGGAGGGSSGGGGHGGSGGGGSCWSPRSSGGKTGGSYGRSSSSESGGGGSGGRTGGGTCGKTSSGGGGSGGGGGGKFCLSRSSSSQSQPGDSCESPVPGSAENMKLCLEGNKTLERGATMEEVSEAIKQMRRGSFRKAEE, from the exons ATGAGCTGTGGCTCCAAGCAGCCCCTGAAGAGCTGCCTGCGGGGGAGCAGCGGTGCCGGGGCCGGAGGGGGCAGCTCGCTCTCCTCGCTCTCCTCCAGGACAGTCACTTCCAGGACAAGCGGTGGGGGCAGGTTTTCCGGCAGCAGTTGTGGAGGAGGAAGCTCCCGGAGCAGCTATGCTGGCTACGGAggagggatgagcagcagcagctgtggaggaAGGCTGGGTGGTTATGGAATGGGCCACTGCAGCATGGGAACGGGCttcagggcaggagggagcggCTTTGGGGGAGGCTATGGAGGAGGCTTTggtggaggtgctgctggtttCAGTGCTGGCAGCTTTGGCAGTGGTGGCTTTCATGGAGGGAATGTGGGAATTCTCTCCTACGATGAGAAGCTGACCATGCAGAGCCTTAATGAACGCCTGGCTTCCTACATGGAGACAGTCAGgaatttggaaaaggaaaatgctcagCTTGAGCAGTTAATCAGGGAGTGGTACCAGAAGCAAGGTCCTATTGGCCCAAAGGACTACAGCCACTATTATGGACAAATTGAAGAACTTCAAAAACAG AttgtggctgcagctgtggaaacCCACAAGGTACTTTTGGACCTGGATAATACAAAGATGACCGCAGAAGACTTTAGaataaa GTATGAGATGGAGGCTGGGCTCCGGCAGAACGTGGAGGGCGACCTCAACAGCCTGAGGCCCCTGCTGGATAACCTGACCCTGACCAAGTCCGACCTGGAGATGCAGTTTGAGTCTCTGAAGGAGGAGATCATCGACCTCAAGAAGAACCACGAGGAG GAAATGAAACTGCTGCAATCCCAGTCCAATGGGGATGTGAATGTGAAGATCAACGCTGCTCCAGGAGAGGATCTGCTGAAAAAACTGAATGAGATGAGGCAAGAATATGAAGCTATCATTCAGAAAAACCGTGCAGAGGTTGAAAAGTGGTACGAGAGCAAG ATGGAGGAAGTGAGTCAACAAGTCCACTCGAGTAGCCAGGAAATAGAATCGAGCAACCAACAGATCTCTGTGCTGAGACGTGAATATCAGAGCCTGGAAATTGAACTGCAGTCACAGATCAGTCTG ATCGACTCTCTGCAGTCCAACCTGGAGGACACGGAGCGGCGCTATAacatgcagctgcagcagatccAGGGCATGATCGGGCCCTTGGAGGAGGAGCTGGCCAGCATCCGCTGCGAGATGGAGAGCCAGAACGAGGAGTACAAGATGCTGCTGGGCATCAAGACCCGCCTGGAGCAGGAGATCCAGCAGTAcagggccctgctgcaggaggggcagcagggtgTTAG CACTTcacagggaggagctggtggTGGATCTTCAGGAGGAGGAGGTCATGGAGGAAGTGGTGGAGGAGGAAGCTGTTGGTCCCCAAGAAGCAGTGGAGGAAAAACTGGAGGATCCTATGGAAGATCTTCCTCTTCTGAaagtggaggaggagggagtgGAGGAAGAACAGGAGGTGGAACCTGTGGTAAAACTTCATCTGGAGGAGGTGGCagtggtggaggaggaggaggtaaATTCTGCCTCTCCCGCTCTTCAtcttcccagtcccagcctggAGACTCTTGTGAAAGCCCAg TTCCAGGAAGTGCTGAAAACATGAAGCTCTGcctggaaggaaacaaaacattgGAGAGAGGAGCAACCATGGAGGAGGTGTCTGAAGCCATAAAACAGATGAGACGGG GGAGTTTTAGAAAGGCTGAGGAGTGA
- the LOC130263973 gene encoding keratin, type I cytoskeletal 10-like isoform X2 yields MSCGSKQPLKSCLRGSSGAGAGGGSSLSSLSSRTVTSRTSGGGRFSGSSCGGGSSRSSYAGYGGGMSSSSCGGRLGGYGMGHCSMGTGFRAGGSGFGGGYGGGFGGGAAGFSAGSFGSGGFHGGNVGILSYDEKLTMQSLNERLASYMETVRNLEKENAQLEQLIREWYQKQGPIGPKDYSHYYGQIEELQKQIVAAAVETHKVLLDLDNTKMTAEDFRIKYEMEAGLRQNVEGDLNSLRPLLDNLTLTKSDLEMQFESLKEEIIDLKKNHEEEMKLLQSQSNGDVNVKINAAPGEDLLKKLNEMRQEYEAIIQKNRAEVEKWYESKMEEVSQQVHSSSQEIESSNQQISVLRREYQSLEIELQSQISLIDSLQSNLEDTERRYNMQLQQIQGMIGPLEEELASIRCEMESQNEEYKMLLGIKTRLEQEIQQYRALLQEGQQGVSTSQGGAGGGSSGGGGHGGSGGGGSCWSPRSSGGKTGGSYGRSSSSESGGGGSGGRTGGGTCGKTSSGGGGSGGGGGGKFCLSRSSSSQSQPGDSCESPGSFRKAEE; encoded by the exons ATGAGCTGTGGCTCCAAGCAGCCCCTGAAGAGCTGCCTGCGGGGGAGCAGCGGTGCCGGGGCCGGAGGGGGCAGCTCGCTCTCCTCGCTCTCCTCCAGGACAGTCACTTCCAGGACAAGCGGTGGGGGCAGGTTTTCCGGCAGCAGTTGTGGAGGAGGAAGCTCCCGGAGCAGCTATGCTGGCTACGGAggagggatgagcagcagcagctgtggaggaAGGCTGGGTGGTTATGGAATGGGCCACTGCAGCATGGGAACGGGCttcagggcaggagggagcggCTTTGGGGGAGGCTATGGAGGAGGCTTTggtggaggtgctgctggtttCAGTGCTGGCAGCTTTGGCAGTGGTGGCTTTCATGGAGGGAATGTGGGAATTCTCTCCTACGATGAGAAGCTGACCATGCAGAGCCTTAATGAACGCCTGGCTTCCTACATGGAGACAGTCAGgaatttggaaaaggaaaatgctcagCTTGAGCAGTTAATCAGGGAGTGGTACCAGAAGCAAGGTCCTATTGGCCCAAAGGACTACAGCCACTATTATGGACAAATTGAAGAACTTCAAAAACAG AttgtggctgcagctgtggaaacCCACAAGGTACTTTTGGACCTGGATAATACAAAGATGACCGCAGAAGACTTTAGaataaa GTATGAGATGGAGGCTGGGCTCCGGCAGAACGTGGAGGGCGACCTCAACAGCCTGAGGCCCCTGCTGGATAACCTGACCCTGACCAAGTCCGACCTGGAGATGCAGTTTGAGTCTCTGAAGGAGGAGATCATCGACCTCAAGAAGAACCACGAGGAG GAAATGAAACTGCTGCAATCCCAGTCCAATGGGGATGTGAATGTGAAGATCAACGCTGCTCCAGGAGAGGATCTGCTGAAAAAACTGAATGAGATGAGGCAAGAATATGAAGCTATCATTCAGAAAAACCGTGCAGAGGTTGAAAAGTGGTACGAGAGCAAG ATGGAGGAAGTGAGTCAACAAGTCCACTCGAGTAGCCAGGAAATAGAATCGAGCAACCAACAGATCTCTGTGCTGAGACGTGAATATCAGAGCCTGGAAATTGAACTGCAGTCACAGATCAGTCTG ATCGACTCTCTGCAGTCCAACCTGGAGGACACGGAGCGGCGCTATAacatgcagctgcagcagatccAGGGCATGATCGGGCCCTTGGAGGAGGAGCTGGCCAGCATCCGCTGCGAGATGGAGAGCCAGAACGAGGAGTACAAGATGCTGCTGGGCATCAAGACCCGCCTGGAGCAGGAGATCCAGCAGTAcagggccctgctgcaggaggggcagcagggtgTTAG CACTTcacagggaggagctggtggTGGATCTTCAGGAGGAGGAGGTCATGGAGGAAGTGGTGGAGGAGGAAGCTGTTGGTCCCCAAGAAGCAGTGGAGGAAAAACTGGAGGATCCTATGGAAGATCTTCCTCTTCTGAaagtggaggaggagggagtgGAGGAAGAACAGGAGGTGGAACCTGTGGTAAAACTTCATCTGGAGGAGGTGGCagtggtggaggaggaggaggtaaATTCTGCCTCTCCCGCTCTTCAtcttcccagtcccagcctggAGACTCTTGTGAAAGCCCAg GGAGTTTTAGAAAGGCTGAGGAGTGA